AGCCTAGTCAGCTTGTCATGTCGCACTCACGAAACGGCCCGCTCACCTGGTACATGTTGTTCCTGTCTGGAACAGTTAGTGATGGGTCTGGCTTCTTGCCGGCAGAGTCAACTACCTCGTAGGTGTACTGATAAAATAAAACATGAAGTTGATTGGCTGTGAGTATATGCTGTTCAAGCTGTACTTACCGAAGCCAAGAACATGGATACCATGGACTTGATCTCGTACTGAGCAAAGCGACGGCCGGCGCAAGGGTGGCGCCCAACACCTAGGATGACTTAGTCAAATAGATCATGATGGAAAACACGCTAATTATAACCTACCCCATCCAAGGAAGCCATATGTCTGGGCCTTGTCTTGACCCTCGACATAACGACCTGGGTCATACCTGTAGTAAAGCATAAGTTATTTGAATGTGTACGTCCGCTTTTTAACTCACTGGCTTGGATTTGGATAAATGTTTGTATTGGTGTGAGTTTCTCCCATGGAGTAAACCAGGAACGTTCTAATAAACAAAGCCATGGTCAGAATCAACCATGCATTGTGCCATTTGAGACTGGACCTACCCATTTGGAATCTTTTTGCCGTCGATTTCAGTATCTCCAGATACAACTCGACGAAGGGCCGCCCCGGAAACAATCAATCTGTATGAAGAGTTTAGCGCTCACTCAGGCAGAGAAATACCAAGTAGCTCACCGAATTGTTTCACGGATACATGTCTACACAGCAGCCTTAGCATAAAGAAGTTCAAAGGATCTTGACTAGCCTACCTCTAAGACTGGCATCTCATCTTCCAAGGCTTGTGGCGGAATCTTCGAGAATCGCTCAGCTGTCGATAGGTCAGAGTACTCTTCGAGCGGCGCATACTTGTGAAGTAGGGCACGGATCTCTTCTACAGCCTTGTCTTTCCACTCAGGAACCTGATCGAGGTGAATGTATATCCAGGCGCTCATGAGACCGGTATTGACAATGCCAGCGAAAAGTACCCCCATGACAAACTGAGTTGAAACCACGCATTAGTGATACCTTCAAAACACAACTATGCGAACGTACTCCAATGATGTCTACCATAGAGTCCCCTTGGTCAATGAATGTCTGAAGGGCATCTTCCTCACGACGACCTTCGCGTTGACGATCCTTGATAATCTGGTCGAAGATGGTGTATCTTTGCAAGTCAAGCTTTCAGCCTCTCCGATGATATACTAATAATTTAATACCCACATTTCTGTTGTTGAATCAACTTTCTGTTTTCGGGCCGCCGACGGAAGCCAAGGAAGCAGGAGTGAAGCCGCTGTGCTTCCCTTCTCAACCTTCCAGTAGAGCTCCTCCAGTTGCTTGCATTTTTCAACCGAGTCGGCAATCTCACGCGCACCGGCAGCGCGGATAGTCAGCTGGAACACAGTCGAGTACATCACTTCGAATGGATCGAACTTTCCGGCGTCACCCCACGACTTCATATTACGCTCGATGTCGGACATTAGTTCAGGAGTGACTAGGTTAGTCATCATCAGTTCAATCAAAGGTAGAATAAGGCAGCTAGCACATACGTTTGGCGAGGCGATCGTTCTTCAGTAGAGGAACTAGATGACGCAGGAAGAAGGAAAGCTCCTCTTGATCATTCCTCTTCGCTGCATCTTGAGAAATGTCCTTTGTAGAAGGGCCCTATATTGGCAAAGTAATTTTATTAGGTGTATTGGACACGACTACTTGATTTACTCACTCCACCAAACAATAGCTGATACCTAATGAGGGCAAAAGGGGGATATTTAGCGTAGCGCTTCGCAGGCAGCACTTTAGACATTTACCCTTCAGTAAAGTTGAGGCTACTACTACTAAAGAAAGCCTTGCGAGCCTCTTCTCCCCTCACGGCTACAACATTATGCTGAACAGAACGGTATTAGCAGTCATTATCCAAAAATCACAACGAAACTTACGCCAAGTATACCGAATCCGAATGATCTCTCCTGGGGGAATTTCTTGAATCCATCGACTATGAAATCTATGTTGGGAATCGTTAATTACTCCGAGCGGCGGGTGATTTTCGATTCGAGTCTTACCATATCGTCTAACAGCCACATGGTATAATCAGATATAACGCATACATGAATAGATATCTTGTACCTACCTTGTGAAGAAAGACCATTGGCCGAAAAACGGCAAGGGTCGAATGCGTTTCACCTGTGAGTCGTCGGACCGAAGCAAATACCAGACTAAGCCGGATGCTACCGCTGCTGCAGAGCCAAGTGCAAGCTGGCTGTTCACAATGGTGGAAGCAATGTCTGCTGGGAACATTCCCAGGTTCCAGTTAGAAGAGTCGTTGGTAGTCAGATTCATGGTCGAGGAGGTACTGGTATGAGTGGAGCATGTGAGTGGGCTCTCTTGACAATAAGTACTCTGATAGATCAGCGGGAATAAACTACACCCAATCGGGTTGCAAGAGTATCAGGATAGGTGGATCAACAGGCTCTTGCGAACAGCCTCAAAGTAAGCCGGCCCCACCCTCAATAACCTGTAGCCAGGCAGGTAACCAGCCCGAGGTCCCCCATATCAAGCCCAACCAAAGGTACGGACCGGAGATCATGGCCCTTAAGGAAGCAGGGCCATGAGAACACTTTGCGAAGCGGGGCTCTGGATAGATTGAGACTTTGGTATCATACTGGTGCACATCACTTACGCACCAAT
The Rhizoctonia solani chromosome 8, complete sequence DNA segment above includes these coding regions:
- a CDS encoding cytochrome P450 family protein produces the protein MNLTTNDSSNWNLGMFPADIASTIVNSQLALGSAAAVASGLVWYLLRSDDSQVKRIRPLPFFGQWSFFTRRYDFIVDGFKKFPQERSFGFGILGHNVVAVRGEEARKAFFSSSSLNFTEGYQLLFGGGPSTKDISQDAAKRNDQEELSFFLRHLVPLLKNDRLAKLTPELMSDIERNMKSWGDAGKFDPFEVMYSTVFQLTIRAAGAREIADSVEKCKQLEELYWKVEKGSTAASLLLPWLPSAARKQKVDSTTEIYTIFDQIIKDRQREGRREEDALQTFIDQGDSMVDIIGFVMGVLFAGIVNTGLMSAWIYIHLDQVPEWKDKAVEEIRALLHKYAPLEEYSDLSTAERFSKIPPQALEDEMPVLETCIRETIRLIVSGAALRRVVSGDTEIDGKKIPNGTFLVYSMGETHTNTNIYPNPSQYDPGRYVEGQDKAQTYGFLGWGVGRHPCAGRRFAQYEIKSMVSMFLASYTYEVVDSAGKKPDPSLTVPDRNNMYQARPKGQTFYVKYTKRQQQL